In the Gossypium arboreum isolate Shixiya-1 chromosome 10, ASM2569848v2, whole genome shotgun sequence genome, one interval contains:
- the LOC108465692 gene encoding probable serine/threonine-protein kinase PBL7 produces the protein MGWFICGGNSNQNEKKKLPINNNTTTTNNFDHQIPSTSEKLKVNSAPNTKKEATKDGGSDHIAAHTFTFRELAASTKNFRPDCLLGEGGFGRVYKGRLESSNQVVAIKQLDPNGLQGNREFLVEVLMLSLLHHPNLVNLIGYCADGDQRLLVYEYMPLGSLEDHLHDLPPDRRRLDWNTRMKIAAGAAKGLEYLHDKASPPVIYRDLKCSNILLGEGYHPKLSDFGLAKLGPVGDKTHVSTRVMGTYGYCAPEYAMTGQLTLKSDVYSFGVVLLEIITGRKAIDNSRAGGEQNLVAWARPLFKDRRKFAQMADPLLQGQYPVRGLYQALAVAAMCVQEQPNMRPLIADVVTALTYLASQRYDPETQSVQGARTASSTPRMRRE, from the exons ATGGGTTGGTTCATTTGTGGTGGAAATTCAAACCAAAATGAAAAGAAGAAGCTGCCTATCAACAATAACACCACCACCACCAACAACTTTGATCATCAGATCCCATCTACTTCAG AGAAACTGAAAGTGAATTCTGCACCAAATACTAAGAAGGAAGCTACTAAAGATGGAGGGTCGGATCACATTGCGGCGCATACTTTTACGTTTCGTGAATTGGCAGCTTCAACAAAGAATTTCAGGCCAGATTGCCTTCTCGGTGAAGGAGGTTTTGGCCGAGTGTATAAAGGGCGATTAGAGAGCTCTAATCAA GTTGTGGCAATCAAGCAGCTCGATCCTAATGGACTGCAAGGGAACAGGGAATTCCTTGTTGAAGTATTGATGTTGAGCCTGCTTCACCACCCTAATCTTGTCAACTTAATCGGATATTGTGCTGATGGAGATCAGAGACTTTTGGTTTATGAATACATGCCATTAGGATCTTTGGAAGATCATCTACATG ATTTACCTCCTGATAGAAGGCGACTTGATTGGAATACTAGAATGAAAATAGCTGCAGGTGCTGCAAAAGGTTTGGAGTATTTGCATGACAAAGCTAGCCCGCCTGTCATATATCGAGATTTAAAATGCTCAAACATTTTGCTTGGTGAAGGCTACCATCCGAAGCTATCTGATTTTGGCTTGGCTAAATTAGGCCCTGTTGGAGATAAGACTCATGTATCGACTAGAGTAATGGGGACCTATGGATATTGTGCGCCTGAATATGCAATGACTGGACAGCTTACACTGAAATCAGATGTTTATAGTTTCGGGGTTGTTTTGCTTGAAATCATTACTGGAAGGAAAGCTATCGACAACTCGAGAGCTGGTGGTGAGCAAAATCTAGTTGCCTGG GCTCGTCCACTATTTAAAGATAGAAGGAAATTTGCGCAAATGGCCGACCCATTACTTCAGGGCCAATATCCGGTGAGGGGTTTGTACCAAGCTCTAGCTGTAGCTGCAATGTGTGTTCAGGAACAGCCCAACATGCGGCCGCTTATAGCGGATGTAGTCACTGCCCTCACCTATCTTGCTTCTCAAAGGTATGATCCTGAAACTCAGTCGGTTCAAGGAGCCCGCACTGCTTCTTCCACTCCGAGAATGCGAAGGGAATAA
- the LOC108465693 gene encoding ferric reduction oxidase 7, chloroplastic-like, translating to MGSNSLKNPLLFSDEVEPGYVKHSYFLKSSVKWGLKIVMWVIFIAWVGVIFLYPGEIGSQLVEKIINATNGSVFGTSGSLFLVFSAPILLIAILAVAHLIISGEHVFEKSKSSKKPRFRLWTFPVLVDGPFGVVSAAEFIGITLFVVFIIWAMYAYTLRNISLLTLFDISSSETGRFMLELTGLRCGMLGLLCLIFLFLPVSRGSLLLRLIDIPFEHATRYHVWLGHLTMMLFTLHGLFYVIGWAMNGTLVKELLEWKRVGIANLPGVISLLAGLFMWVTSLHPVRKDYFELFFYTHQLYVVFVVFLALHVGDFVFSIVAGAIFIFMLDRFLRFCQSRTKVDVLSAKCLPCGTVELVLSKPRSLQYNALNFIFLQVRELSWLQWHPFSVSSSPLDGKHHLAILIKVLGGWTARLRDSILSMSEPELSKTTITASVEGPYGHETPYHLMYENLILVAGGIGISPFLAILSDILHRVSDGKPCLPRKILVVWAVKKSDELPLLSSIDMESICPFFSNKINLEIDIYVTRESGPSMEEGKVHVASSSSCPFSGRSMSPLVGTGNNVWSGLYVIISTVGFIVLMALLRIFYIKPYNVSTWWYLGLLFIACMVMSVVIFGGLVIGLWHLWDKKASANDKDEDIDRIKVESTPSYGPVEDKVLTQNNPESSTIIQYGTRPDFKEIFASTSRKWGNVDVGVLVCGPPTLQSSVAKEIRSHNIRRQKHDTIFHFNSHSFDL from the exons atggGTTCAAACTCATTGAAGAACCCTCTTCTGTTCAGTGATGAAGTTGAGCCTGGTTATGTCAAACACTCATATTTTCTGAAATCATCAGTGAAATGGGGTTTAAAGATTGTAATGTGGGTGATTTTCATTGCATGGGTTGGTGTTATTTTTCTATATCCTGGAGAAATTGGTAGTCaattggttgagaaaattattaatGCCACCAACGGATCTGTTTTCGGCACTTCAG GAAGTTTGTTCTTGGTATTCAGTGCTCCAATTCTTCTCATTGCAATCCTTGCAGTAGCTCATCTGATCATCTCTGGTGAACATGTTTTCGAGAA GAGTAAGTCCTCAAAGAAACCAAGGTTTCGTTTGTGGACATTCCCTGTTCTTGTGGATGGACCATTTGGGGTTGTGTCTGCAGCTGAGTTCATTGGGATAACCCTCTTTGTTGTCTTCATCATATGGGCGATGTATGCTTACACCTTGCGGAACATTAGCCTCTTGaccctttttgacatttcttcTTCAGAAACAGG TCGATTCATGTTGGAACTTACGGGACTTCGATGCGGGATGTTGGGGTTGCTCTGCTTGATATTTTTGTTCCTCCCTGTTTCAAGGGGTTCGCTTCTTCTTCGTCTTATAGACATCCCTTTTGAGCATGCTACAAGATATCATGTATGGTTGGGACATCTTACCATGATGCTCTTTACACTACATGGATTGTTCTATGTAATTGGATGGGCAATGAATGGAACTCTTGTGAAGGAA TTATTGGAGTGGAAAAGGGTTGGTATTGCTAATTTACCAGGAGTTATCAGCCTCTTAGCCGGTTTGTTTATGTGGGTTACATCGCTTCATCCAGTGAGGAAAGACTACTTTGAGTTGTTCTTCTATACCCATCAACTATATGTAGTCTTCGTCGTCTTTTTGGCGTTGCACGTCGGTGATTTTGTTTTTAGCATAGTTGCCGGCGCGATATTTATTTTCATGCTTGACCGCTTCCTGCGTTTCTGCCAATCACGAACAAAAGTGGACGTGCTTTCGGCCAAGTGCCTTCCCTGTGGAACAGTTGAATTGGTCCTCTCAAAACCTCGAA GTTTGCAGTACAATGCtctcaattttatttttcttcaagTTCGAGAATTATCATGGTTGCAATGGCATCCTTTCAGTGTTTCGTCCAGTCCTCTAGACGGTAAACATCATCTAGCTATTCTCATAAAGGTCCTTGGGGGATGGACAGCGAGGCTGAGAGACAGTATCTTGAGCATGTCCGAGCCTGAACTATCAAAAACCACAATCACAGCTTCCGTTGAGGGACCTTACGGGCATGAAACACCATACCACTTGAT GTATGAGAACCTGATTTTAGTTGCAGGTGGTATTGGGATTTCGCCATTCTTAGCGATCTTAAGTGATATCCTCCATCGCGTTAGTGATGGAAAACCATGTCTACCAAGAAAGATTTTGGTTGTTTGGGCCGTCAAAAAGTCGGATGAACTTCCGCTTCTTTCAAGTATCGACATGGAATCAATTTGCCCATTTTTCTCCAACAAAATAAATCTCGAGATTGATATTTATGTCACTCGAGAATCCGGACCTTCAATG GAAGAAGGGAAGGTTCATGTGGCATCGAGCTCTTCCTGCCCTTTCTCGGGCCGCAGCATGTCGCCGTTGGTTGGCACTGGAAACAACGTATGGTCTGGCCTATACGTTATTATATCAACAGTCGGATTTATCGTGTTAATGGCACTGTTACGGATTTTCTACATAAAGCCATACAATGTATCTACCTGGTGGTACCTAGGCCTTCTTTTCATTGCATGCATGGTCATGAGTGTTGTTATCTTTGGTGGTCTTGTGATCGGTTTATGGCATCTCTGGGATAAAAAGGCTTCTGCGAATGACAAAGATGAAGATATCGACAGGATAAAGGTTGAATCTACTCCAAGTTATGGACCTGTTGAAGACAAAGTTTTGACTCAAAACAATCCCGAAAGTTCAACCATCATTCAATATGGTACCAGACCAGACTTCAAAG AAATATTTGCATCCACAAGCAGGAAATGGGGGAATGTTGATGTAGGTGTGCTAGTTTGTGGTCCACCAACTCTTCAATCAAGTGTTGCTAAAGAGATCAGGTCACACAACATAAGGAGACAAAAACATGACACCATTTTCCATTTCAACAGTCATAGCTTTGATCTATGA